One segment of Pasteurella skyensis DNA contains the following:
- a CDS encoding WG repeat-containing protein, with the protein MKKYLLIPKLLLLWLVMATTVLAEPISLPYDDVDFYWDKVAIVQKDHKYGLMDMQGKPLTEVKYDDFYWISEDLLAVKKAKFWGLLDIKGKELSAFKYDKIRILSCGCSNESDLNKNVLKAVMNGKLGLIDKTGKKLTEFIYDKIEYFRGDFAEVTKSDKKGFLNKYYKEITGFKYPRIRRIEDLFIISNVDHYTSKKGVLDANGTLIYPVEYDDIKIFYSDFVAFRKGKLWGFGNNKGEIIVNTQFSYLTSFEFEGKHLFSVTKPNLGNGIINTLGEDIFSVKYGDYFYSLSSNCFFVYSRNNKVYLMDDKHNILRTFENIKFSKDWKNYIKIKQYKDDTLLSGVIDFNGNDIIPLKYTEIDSPKATEKVNIITVKTPQNKYGAYLFQHNKIEPLLAPIYDNLKALSEHYLLFEKDKVKGIMNSQGKVFVTDYDNAKSFDNYLAVSKNGLYGLFNVNAEQVVDYKYDHISRDRSGYIYIEKGSKKGALDPNFNIIYPPIYDRLYIRKNYVIFEKDGITGLGDLHGNITVYDKKYLYISDIFLNSDKYFIVTTRDYSTGLIDLYGNVLIKPMKKIDDIQFVKDNNSFYEIRNYRGKVGLMDLNGNILLKPRYSKISTLSPKRLRIYKHRRVNIYDINSKKLIPTNYSYVTEISNDLLVAETINRKTRGTDYPKALLNNQGVVLGKLVDTLKRANPFDMAKYGKVSSHYPEMISRGNNAMRQRSSLITAYTRSGWKVYDKKGNVVFKQD; encoded by the coding sequence ATGAAAAAATATCTACTTATACCTAAATTATTATTACTCTGGTTAGTAATGGCAACCACAGTGCTCGCTGAGCCTATTTCATTGCCTTATGATGATGTGGATTTTTATTGGGATAAGGTTGCTATTGTTCAAAAAGATCATAAATATGGTTTAATGGATATGCAAGGGAAGCCTTTAACTGAGGTTAAATATGATGATTTTTATTGGATTTCTGAAGATCTATTAGCTGTTAAAAAAGCAAAATTTTGGGGATTGCTTGATATAAAAGGAAAGGAATTATCAGCATTTAAGTATGACAAGATACGGATACTCTCGTGTGGCTGTAGCAATGAAAGTGATTTGAATAAAAATGTATTAAAAGCCGTAATGAATGGAAAATTAGGGCTTATTGATAAAACAGGTAAAAAATTGACAGAATTTATCTACGATAAAATTGAGTATTTTCGTGGTGATTTTGCCGAAGTGACAAAAAGCGATAAAAAAGGCTTTTTAAATAAGTATTATAAGGAAATAACAGGCTTCAAATATCCTAGAATACGGCGTATCGAAGACCTTTTTATAATAAGTAATGTTGACCATTATACGAGTAAAAAAGGAGTGTTGGATGCTAATGGAACACTTATTTATCCCGTAGAATATGATGATATTAAGATCTTTTATTCAGATTTTGTTGCATTCAGGAAAGGCAAGCTATGGGGCTTTGGTAATAATAAAGGTGAAATTATAGTCAACACACAATTTTCTTATTTGACTAGTTTTGAATTTGAAGGAAAACATCTTTTTTCAGTTACAAAACCAAATTTAGGTAATGGTATTATTAATACTCTTGGAGAAGATATTTTTTCTGTCAAATATGGTGATTATTTTTATTCTCTTTCATCAAACTGTTTTTTTGTCTATAGCAGAAATAATAAAGTATATTTAATGGATGATAAACATAACATTCTTCGTACATTTGAGAATATAAAATTTAGTAAAGATTGGAAGAACTATATAAAGATAAAACAATATAAAGATGATACATTACTTTCAGGTGTTATAGATTTTAATGGTAATGATATTATTCCACTGAAATATACAGAGATTGATTCACCGAAAGCAACTGAAAAAGTGAATATTATTACAGTTAAAACACCACAAAATAAATATGGTGCTTATCTCTTCCAACATAATAAAATAGAGCCATTATTAGCACCCATTTATGATAATTTAAAAGCATTATCTGAACATTACCTTCTTTTTGAAAAAGATAAAGTCAAAGGAATAATGAATAGCCAAGGTAAAGTATTTGTCACAGATTATGATAATGCTAAATCATTCGATAATTATCTTGCTGTATCTAAAAATGGTTTATATGGTCTTTTTAATGTAAATGCAGAACAAGTAGTAGATTACAAATACGACCATATTAGTCGTGATCGTTCTGGTTATATTTATATTGAAAAAGGTAGCAAAAAAGGGGCTTTAGATCCTAATTTCAACATAATTTATCCACCTATTTATGACAGATTATATATACGTAAAAACTATGTTATTTTTGAAAAAGATGGCATAACTGGATTAGGTGATCTACACGGAAATATAACCGTTTATGACAAAAAATACTTATATATTTCTGATATTTTTCTTAATTCTGATAAGTATTTTATTGTCACTACCCGTGATTATTCAACAGGTTTAATTGATTTATATGGTAATGTTTTAATAAAACCGATGAAAAAGATCGATGATATTCAGTTTGTAAAAGATAATAACTCATTTTATGAAATTAGAAATTATCGCGGTAAAGTTGGCTTAATGGATCTGAATGGAAATATTTTATTAAAACCACGCTATTCCAAAATTTCTACTTTAAGTCCTAAGAGATTGCGTATTTACAAACACAGACGAGTGAACATATATGATATTAATTCCAAAAAATTAATTCCTACAAATTATTCATACGTAACAGAAATCAGTAATGATTTGCTTGTAGCTGAAACAATAAATAGAAAAACAAGAGGAACCGACTATCCCAAAGCATTATTAAATAACCAAGGGGTCGTATTGGGAAAATTAGTTGATACCTTAAAAAGAGCAAATCCTTTTGATATGGCAAAATATGGCAAGGTATCATCACACTATCCAGAAATGATAAGCAGAGGAAATAATGCAATGAGACAACGCTCTTCTCTAATTACAGCATACACTCGTAGTGGTTGGAAAGTGTATGATAAAAAAGGAAATGTTGTGTTTAAGCAAGATTAA
- a CDS encoding YcxB family protein, translating into MNIQYQITEQDYINANSISIRNRKKNWHSVVCGLSFFFILGILGASFNDYYPNQSYFLFIVIILLVGYARFIGKQTVKFEYANNAFIKQPMNLAVNEEGCLFVGEFSQERVHWNHIYQYIESKQYWLIHLSPYLMHIVPKTGLSEEEQQQFSTILQQNIGERGKIDKTKWSKK; encoded by the coding sequence ATGAATATTCAATATCAAATTACAGAACAAGATTATATAAATGCAAATAGCATAAGTATAAGAAACCGTAAGAAAAATTGGCATAGCGTAGTATGTGGTTTGTCATTTTTCTTTATATTAGGAATATTAGGTGCATCTTTCAATGATTATTATCCAAATCAAAGTTATTTTCTTTTTATAGTAATTATTTTATTAGTAGGCTATGCGAGGTTTATTGGAAAACAGACGGTGAAGTTTGAGTATGCAAATAATGCCTTTATTAAGCAACCGATGAATTTAGCGGTAAATGAAGAGGGATGTTTATTTGTTGGTGAGTTTTCTCAAGAAAGGGTACATTGGAATCATATTTATCAGTATATTGAAAGTAAACAATACTGGTTAATTCATCTTTCACCATATCTTATGCATATTGTACCTAAAACTGGATTATCAGAAGAGGAGCAACAACAATTCTCGACTATTTTACAGCAGAACATTGGAGAGCGTGGGAAAATAGATAAAACGAAGTGGAGTAAAAAGTAA
- a CDS encoding BPL-N domain-containing protein: MNTLKIAIYNDEGVGLIGYQSLLSSFVSKLQPFLSFSIQLYPINAQQIINNHLILENFDALIIGGGADLPYCQKLNGIGNQNIKNFIARGNLYIGICAGAYYGAKSIHFTGYDVKSSEKYKIVGERELGLFQGQAVGSIKEFTNNGYYDDSVNTKAIVQLSSNNQPLFQPFYYHGGCYFIPENNSEKDVLFYYPNLKENEFLPAVISGKYGKGRYLLSGVHFELCDKVYQTEIIDKITDSIELKKEQSILNCLKQQNYGKVIYKDIAKLLDALNKGV, encoded by the coding sequence ATGAACACGCTAAAAATTGCTATTTATAATGATGAAGGTGTCGGATTGATTGGCTATCAATCCTTGCTTTCATCGTTTGTTTCAAAACTGCAACCTTTTCTTTCTTTTTCCATTCAACTTTATCCTATTAATGCTCAACAAATTATTAATAATCACCTTATTTTAGAAAATTTTGATGCACTGATAATTGGCGGTGGAGCTGACTTACCTTATTGCCAAAAATTAAATGGCATTGGTAATCAAAATATTAAAAATTTTATTGCAAGAGGAAATTTGTATATAGGGATTTGTGCAGGGGCTTATTATGGTGCTAAAAGTATTCATTTTACGGGATATGATGTTAAAAGTAGCGAAAAGTATAAGATTGTTGGTGAAAGAGAATTGGGGTTGTTTCAAGGGCAAGCGGTAGGATCAATCAAAGAATTTACAAATAATGGCTATTATGATGACAGTGTAAATACCAAAGCCATAGTACAATTATCCTCAAATAATCAACCTCTATTTCAGCCATTCTATTATCACGGAGGCTGCTATTTTATTCCTGAAAATAACAGTGAAAAGGACGTTTTATTTTATTATCCAAATTTAAAAGAGAACGAGTTTTTACCTGCTGTAATCAGTGGTAAATATGGGAAAGGGCGATATTTGCTCTCAGGTGTCCATTTTGAATTATGTGATAAAGTCTATCAGACTGAAATCATTGATAAAATCACAGATAGCATTGAGCTAAAAAAAGAGCAGAGCATTCTCAATTGTTTAAAACAACAAAATTATGGTAAAGTTATTTACAAAGACATTGCAAAGCTATTAGATGCCCTAAATAAAGGAGTATAA
- a CDS encoding undecaprenyl-diphosphate phosphatase — MDFLLIIKTLIMGIVEGITEFLPISSTGYLILSSDLMNFWTPEKSDLFIVVIQLGAILAVIYDYWGRLWHAFIGLITGKAEGLSNPRQLGFSLIVATIPVMIVGFTFADQIKAYLFHPVVVAVMLIIGGLLIFYVEKLPKQIIATEAEEVNIKTALKIGLFQCLALIPGTSRSGSTIIGALWLGVSRKAAAEFSFFLGIPVLIGAGLLDLLKHKDLLQSSQDMMVLGLGTLISFIVALLCIRWLVAWVSRRDFTIFAWLRIITGVTVLIASWVFNYNIQG; from the coding sequence ATGGATTTTTTATTAATAATCAAAACCTTAATAATGGGCATTGTTGAGGGAATTACAGAATTTTTACCGATTTCAAGTACGGGGTATTTGATTTTATCATCAGATCTTATGAATTTCTGGACGCCTGAAAAATCGGATCTTTTTATTGTAGTTATTCAGCTAGGAGCAATTTTAGCCGTAATTTATGATTACTGGGGACGTTTATGGCACGCTTTTATTGGTTTGATTACTGGTAAAGCCGAGGGATTAAGTAATCCACGTCAATTAGGCTTTAGCTTAATTGTGGCAACGATCCCTGTGATGATTGTCGGCTTTACCTTTGCGGATCAAATTAAAGCTTATTTATTCCACCCTGTTGTTGTGGCGGTAATGCTAATTATTGGCGGTTTATTGATTTTTTATGTAGAAAAATTACCGAAACAAATTATCGCCACAGAAGCGGAAGAAGTAAATATTAAAACGGCATTAAAAATTGGATTATTTCAGTGTTTAGCTTTAATTCCGGGGACATCTCGCTCAGGCTCAACCATTATTGGGGCGTTATGGCTTGGTGTTTCTCGTAAAGCGGCAGCTGAATTTTCTTTTTTCTTAGGCATTCCTGTGTTAATTGGTGCAGGTTTATTAGATCTATTAAAACATAAAGATCTATTACAATCTTCTCAAGATATGATGGTATTAGGTTTAGGCACACTGATTTCTTTTATTGTGGCATTACTTTGTATTCGCTGGTTAGTGGCTTGGGTGAGTCGTCGAGATTTTACGATTTTTGCGTGGCTACGTATTATTACTGGTGTCACTGTGCTAATTGCAAGCTGGGTGTTTAATTATAATATTCAAGGCTAA
- a CDS encoding pyridoxal phosphatase, whose product MLYQAVAFDLDGTLLSSNATILESSKQAIQKIREKGIKVYIVTGRHHTAVRPYYAELGLDTPVICCNGTYLYDFHQNKVLVSKPLPPALASDLINSAQAEGIHVSVYFHNAMTYEALNPHFERFLKWVNSCDESVRPDVHQVEKYQDLIDQGVTVWKVLISDPDLQKMQNFVNKLPLDQVSPEWSWADRVDITHQGNTKGNCLKELLKIEGIEPQKVVAFGDNFNDISMLEFAGLGIAMGGCEQEVQDKADKTIGSNNEDSIATELSQLFNL is encoded by the coding sequence ATGTTATATCAAGCAGTTGCGTTTGATTTAGATGGTACGCTATTAAGTAGTAATGCGACTATTTTAGAATCCAGTAAACAAGCCATTCAAAAAATACGTGAAAAAGGAATTAAAGTCTATATTGTAACAGGACGTCATCATACTGCAGTACGCCCTTATTATGCAGAATTAGGTTTAGATACTCCTGTGATTTGTTGTAATGGCACCTATTTGTATGATTTTCATCAAAATAAAGTGCTAGTGTCAAAACCATTACCACCCGCATTAGCGTCTGATTTAATTAATTCAGCACAGGCTGAAGGTATTCACGTGTCAGTTTATTTCCATAATGCAATGACCTATGAAGCACTTAATCCACATTTTGAACGTTTTTTAAAATGGGTAAACTCTTGTGATGAAAGTGTTCGTCCAGATGTACATCAAGTTGAAAAATATCAAGATCTGATTGATCAAGGTGTAACGGTTTGGAAAGTGTTAATTAGCGATCCTGATCTCCAAAAAATGCAAAATTTTGTGAATAAGTTACCGCTTGATCAAGTTAGTCCTGAATGGTCTTGGGCGGATCGTGTCGATATTACTCATCAAGGCAATACCAAAGGAAATTGTTTAAAAGAATTATTAAAAATTGAAGGGATTGAACCACAAAAAGTGGTGGCATTTGGGGATAACTTCAATGATATTAGTATGCTTGAATTTGCAGGCTTAGGTATTGCAATGGGAGGCTGTGAACAAGAGGTTCAAGATAAAGCCGATAAAACCATTGGTTCAAATAATGAAGATAGTATTGCGACTGAGTTAAGTCAGTTGTTTAATTTATAA
- the recJ gene encoding single-stranded-DNA-specific exonuclease RecJ codes for MSLNKIIQQRFPLTTEKLSDNPLLNRLYQARGITLPQQLEYGLKNLHSPMQFANIEKMLDLLIEIYHQQKKIIIVGDFDADGATSTALTLLALKQLGFLDVDYLIPDRFSQGYGLSSSVAQMVIDRGAEVVITVDNGISSVEGVALLKQHHIQVLITDHHLPPDELPCADVIINPNLVDCSFPSKSLAGVGVIFYVMLALRSRMREQGLFKEKEPNLAELLDLVALGTVADVVPLDHNNRILVHQGINRIRSGYCRAGIKALVEIAKRNINQLKASDLGFSIAPRLNAAGRLENMALGVELLICDDMSKARQIAFELDSLNQTRKEFEQDMKTEALSICAKLPNLMQNLKAYGIVLYQPDWHQGVIGILASRIKDQFNRPVIAFAQESEDSEFIKGSARSISGLHMRDLLELIDQKHPDLILKFGGHAMAAGLTIHQDNFVHFQKVFDEIINQTVSAEQLQNIIYTDGELQQNEFNLETARLIQESGPWGQTFPEPLFEGEFKIIQQRLVGGKHLKMMVEIHNQLFDAILFNADLTLFPDLSIKTARLVYSLDINEFRGNTSLQLLVREIFV; via the coding sequence ATGTCATTAAATAAAATCATACAACAACGCTTTCCCCTTACAACAGAAAAACTATCTGATAATCCATTACTTAATCGTCTTTATCAAGCTCGAGGTATTACTTTACCTCAACAATTAGAATATGGGTTAAAAAATCTACATTCTCCAATGCAATTTGCCAATATTGAAAAAATGCTCGATCTATTGATTGAAATTTATCATCAACAGAAAAAAATTATTATTGTGGGCGATTTTGATGCCGATGGAGCAACTAGTACAGCATTAACATTATTAGCATTAAAGCAGCTTGGCTTTTTAGATGTGGATTATTTGATCCCTGATCGTTTTTCACAAGGTTATGGATTGAGTAGCAGTGTCGCTCAAATGGTAATAGATAGGGGAGCAGAAGTTGTTATTACAGTAGATAACGGTATTTCTTCAGTAGAAGGGGTGGCATTATTAAAACAGCATCATATTCAAGTATTGATTACGGATCACCATTTACCCCCAGATGAATTGCCTTGTGCTGATGTGATTATCAATCCAAATTTAGTTGACTGTAGCTTTCCTTCTAAATCATTGGCGGGTGTGGGCGTTATTTTTTATGTAATGTTAGCGTTACGTAGCCGAATGCGAGAGCAAGGTTTATTTAAGGAAAAAGAACCAAATTTAGCTGAGTTATTGGATTTAGTTGCATTAGGGACGGTAGCTGATGTTGTGCCTTTAGATCACAATAATCGAATTTTAGTGCATCAAGGCATTAATCGTATTCGTTCTGGTTATTGCCGAGCAGGAATTAAAGCCTTAGTTGAAATTGCAAAACGAAATATTAACCAGTTAAAAGCCAGTGATTTAGGATTTTCGATTGCCCCTCGTTTAAATGCTGCAGGGCGTTTAGAAAATATGGCGTTAGGTGTGGAATTATTGATTTGTGATGATATGAGCAAAGCACGTCAAATTGCGTTTGAATTGGATAGTTTAAATCAAACACGTAAAGAATTTGAGCAAGATATGAAAACGGAAGCTCTTTCAATTTGTGCAAAACTGCCTAATTTAATGCAAAATTTAAAAGCATACGGTATTGTGCTTTATCAACCTGATTGGCATCAAGGTGTGATTGGTATTTTAGCTTCTCGTATCAAAGATCAGTTTAATCGCCCTGTGATTGCGTTTGCTCAAGAAAGCGAAGACAGTGAGTTTATTAAAGGATCAGCACGTTCTATTTCTGGTTTACATATGCGAGATCTATTAGAATTGATTGATCAAAAACATCCGGATCTCATTTTGAAATTTGGCGGTCACGCAATGGCGGCGGGATTAACTATTCATCAAGATAATTTTGTGCATTTTCAAAAAGTCTTTGATGAAATCATTAACCAAACAGTCAGTGCGGAACAGTTACAAAATATTATTTATACCGATGGTGAGTTACAACAGAATGAATTTAATTTAGAAACAGCACGTTTAATTCAAGAAAGTGGACCTTGGGGACAAACTTTTCCTGAACCACTTTTTGAAGGTGAATTTAAAATTATTCAACAACGTTTAGTGGGTGGTAAGCACCTTAAAATGATGGTTGAAATTCACAATCAACTATTTGATGCGATTTTATTTAATGCAGATTTAACACTGTTTCCAGATTTGTCGATTAAAACGGCTCGGTTAGTATATAGTTTAGATATTAATGAATTTAGAGGGAATACCAGTTTACAGCTACTGGTCAGAGAAATTTTTGTTTAA
- the dsbC gene encoding bifunctional protein-disulfide isomerase/oxidoreductase DsbC, with the protein MKKYLMSVIIGLSVFTQSVWANDAQLQTQLEEMGAKNVQISDSALPNFKSVISDQGVIQISNDGRFIIQGSILEFKNDKVTDITYKPLMPELENLKNEMITFPAKNQKYVVSVFTDISCGYCRLLHSEMQEYNDLGITIRYLAFPRAGLKSQTARQMEAIWSAKDKNYALTQAKNGKLPQTLATPKMINKQYDLGVKFGIRGTPNMITSKGEVIAGYVAPKELLKMLQE; encoded by the coding sequence ATGAAAAAGTATTTAATGAGTGTAATTATTGGGTTATCTGTATTCACTCAAAGTGTTTGGGCAAACGACGCTCAATTACAAACGCAGCTAGAAGAAATGGGTGCTAAAAATGTGCAAATTAGTGATTCTGCATTACCCAATTTTAAATCTGTTATTTCAGATCAAGGGGTGATACAAATTAGTAATGATGGACGTTTTATTATTCAGGGTTCTATTTTAGAGTTTAAGAATGATAAGGTAACAGATATTACCTATAAGCCATTAATGCCAGAGCTGGAAAACTTAAAAAATGAAATGATTACTTTTCCCGCTAAAAATCAGAAATATGTAGTTTCTGTATTTACAGATATAAGCTGCGGTTACTGTCGATTACTTCATTCAGAAATGCAGGAATATAATGATTTAGGTATAACTATTCGTTATCTAGCATTTCCTCGTGCTGGGTTAAAAAGCCAAACCGCTCGTCAAATGGAAGCCATTTGGTCAGCAAAAGATAAAAATTATGCGTTAACTCAAGCAAAAAATGGAAAATTACCTCAAACATTAGCCACACCTAAAATGATTAACAAGCAATATGATTTAGGTGTGAAGTTTGGCATTAGAGGAACACCAAATATGATTACGTCTAAAGGTGAAGTCATAGCAGGTTATGTCGCACCAAAAGAATTACTCAAAATGTTACAAGAATAA
- a CDS encoding peptidoglycan DD-metalloendopeptidase family protein, which yields MKRVILAADRRKKRRQIQWLLFSIAFLFLMIGIVLALQGQNTIAKKRYQEQHLLSSDDIVVSDHFIGLAIEVSDILVSDQESSEESFDELAEESLENSQEDVEQDLSDDSIEESSEDSQEDVTEHLNNVDEDSVEEDLTEEGSAEEGLAEEGSTTEEDSAEDGSIEKSSENLQNDSQIESTATSSNVQHPSDDKTVDLVSKNKPTDTKTETAKVDTKFSYTIKKDDTLVNIFEQHNLDTKVATFLVENYPILEKLKEKQQLNFVIDNTSKLKQMSWILSKKEQHIFRTDEKTQYSHQEVLKKGIWKKEVLQGQIDTNLSVSLAKLGVSIQKTYKLAAGLKPQMSLKTLRQGDEFAILADCEYIDNERVAVGKIDGFRIMRGHEKYYAILAANGHYYARGGAVQNKTKFSRYPLRFRPRITSRFNPYRRHPITRRVRPHKGVDFGVKTGTVVIAPADGIVSTVAYQRRGAGKYIKIQHGKKYATVYMHLSRQLVKRGQRVKKGQRIGYSGNTGRSTGPHLHYEFHINGRAVNPMTVKLPGVNTHSVMSLKERKAFLIKAKNVVNKLK from the coding sequence TTGAAACGTGTAATTTTAGCAGCAGATCGTAGAAAAAAGAGACGGCAAATTCAGTGGCTTCTTTTTTCTATAGCTTTTTTGTTCTTAATGATAGGCATTGTTTTAGCACTACAGGGTCAAAATACTATTGCAAAAAAGCGTTATCAAGAGCAGCATTTGCTTAGTAGTGATGATATTGTAGTAAGTGATCATTTTATTGGATTAGCAATAGAAGTATCAGATATTTTAGTCAGTGATCAAGAATCATCAGAGGAGTCTTTCGATGAACTAGCGGAAGAGTCGCTAGAAAACTCACAAGAAGATGTTGAGCAAGATTTATCTGATGATTCGATAGAAGAGTCATCAGAAGATTCTCAAGAAGATGTTACAGAGCACTTAAATAATGTGGATGAAGATTCAGTAGAAGAAGATTTAACAGAAGAAGGCTCTGCAGAAGAGGGCTTAGCGGAAGAAGGTTCAACAACAGAAGAGGATTCAGCAGAGGATGGTTCAATAGAAAAGTCATCAGAAAATTTACAAAATGATTCACAAATAGAATCAACCGCCACTTCATCAAATGTGCAACATCCATCAGATGATAAAACAGTCGACCTAGTATCGAAAAATAAGCCTACGGATACAAAAACAGAGACAGCAAAGGTTGATACAAAATTTAGTTATACTATCAAGAAAGATGACACCTTAGTCAATATTTTTGAACAACACAATTTAGATACCAAAGTCGCAACGTTTTTAGTCGAAAATTATCCAATTTTGGAAAAATTAAAGGAAAAACAACAGCTTAATTTTGTTATAGATAATACAAGTAAATTAAAGCAAATGAGCTGGATTCTTTCTAAAAAAGAACAGCATATTTTTCGAACTGATGAAAAAACACAATATTCGCATCAAGAGGTATTGAAAAAGGGTATTTGGAAAAAAGAGGTTTTACAAGGACAAATTGATACCAATTTAAGTGTGAGTCTAGCAAAATTAGGTGTATCTATTCAAAAAACCTATAAATTGGCAGCTGGTTTGAAACCTCAAATGTCACTAAAAACGTTACGACAAGGTGATGAATTTGCGATTTTGGCTGATTGTGAATATATCGATAATGAAAGGGTAGCAGTAGGAAAAATAGACGGTTTTCGCATTATGCGAGGTCATGAGAAGTACTATGCGATTTTGGCAGCAAATGGGCACTATTATGCTCGTGGTGGAGCAGTACAAAATAAAACCAAATTCTCTCGTTATCCTTTGCGTTTTAGACCTCGTATAACATCAAGATTTAACCCATATCGTCGTCATCCAATTACTCGTAGGGTAAGACCTCATAAAGGGGTAGATTTTGGTGTTAAAACAGGTACAGTGGTAATTGCTCCTGCTGATGGTATTGTTTCAACGGTAGCTTATCAGCGTCGAGGAGCAGGTAAATATATCAAGATTCAACACGGTAAAAAATATGCTACAGTCTATATGCATTTAAGCCGTCAATTAGTGAAAAGAGGACAGCGAGTTAAGAAAGGACAGCGTATCGGCTATTCTGGAAATACAGGGCGTTCAACAGGTCCTCATTTACATTATGAGTTTCATATTAATGGACGAGCGGTTAATCCGATGACGGTTAAATTACCAGGAGTAAATACTCACTCAGTAATGTCATTAAAAGAACGTAAGGCATTTTTAATAAAAGCAAAAAATGTTGTAAATAAACTAAAATAA
- the znuC gene encoding zinc ABC transporter ATP-binding protein ZnuC: MKPIEPLVSLKDINIYFNTLHILQDIHLDIYPNSITTIVGPNGGGKSTLLKILLKLITPTTGEVIHTKDLRIGYVPQKLHIENSIPINVQRFLALKPNSSNQMIEEALSLFSIQHLAKSHLQQLSGGEMQRVLLARAMLNKPQLLVLDEPMQGVDITGQAELYQLLNTMRDMLNCAILMVSHDLNIVMANTDEVLCINHHICCSGTPEKITNDPKFIHLFGDQFSKNIAVYSHDHNHHHNLHGDVCTNCNH; the protein is encoded by the coding sequence ATGAAGCCAATAGAACCTCTCGTTTCACTTAAAGATATTAATATCTATTTCAATACATTGCATATATTGCAAGATATTCACTTAGATATTTATCCAAATTCTATTACTACCATTGTAGGTCCAAATGGTGGAGGAAAATCAACACTACTCAAAATATTGTTAAAGCTGATCACTCCAACAACAGGAGAGGTCATTCACACTAAAGACTTAAGAATTGGGTACGTACCACAAAAATTACATATTGAAAACTCCATACCTATTAACGTACAAAGATTTCTTGCATTAAAACCGAATAGTTCTAATCAAATGATTGAAGAGGCACTTTCTCTTTTTTCTATTCAGCACCTTGCAAAAAGTCACTTACAACAATTATCTGGTGGTGAAATGCAACGTGTATTGTTAGCCCGTGCAATGTTAAACAAACCACAATTATTAGTGTTAGATGAACCTATGCAAGGGGTTGATATTACAGGACAAGCAGAGCTTTATCAGCTATTAAATACAATGAGAGATATGCTAAATTGTGCTATTTTAATGGTCTCCCACGATCTCAATATCGTAATGGCTAACACAGATGAAGTACTATGTATAAATCATCATATTTGTTGCTCTGGCACACCTGAAAAGATCACAAATGATCCTAAATTCATTCATCTATTTGGTGATCAGTTCTCAAAAAATATTGCCGTTTATTCACACGATCACAATCATCACCATAATTTACACGGTGATGTTTGTACAAATTGCAATCATTAA